One window of the Sebastes umbrosus isolate fSebUmb1 chromosome 1, fSebUmb1.pri, whole genome shotgun sequence genome contains the following:
- the si:ch73-15b2.5 gene encoding rho guanine nucleotide exchange factor 19, with protein MAQFDCTDENSQCFSNQHSYFGDSHPVNHLISQLQTMKTREPLSPGFSLETNSTEEDTGGLGEGSDSLNEGCSPPTDMSSALRSVALMRTLDLKKMHGAYVPKLFSVPRLEEDNPALSPSDDEDESTEGAADPAEEEALTLTFQSKYINFFPLYQDYCLQAVRDDLYRLSKSFVSELITPQHLPGLQSRLLDQCSSEATSPQLNLRASATPSSPLPHTVRVTPCTLWRDLEEVKASGLLGSLTTREICLQESMFELIGSEASYLRSLGVAVNHFYASKPLKRTLKQMEHHVLFSNIRRVMAASEKFLMDLEIRLGESVLISQVGDIVLQHCSELRSLYVPYVTNMMYQEALVNQLLQQNRDFLYSIKKLESDPVCQRQSLKSFLILPFQRITRIKLILESILKLTEPGSDSISNLEKAIEAIHEIVTECDKGVRKMKQIEELVCLEMLLDFGKVKSVPLVVSGRFLVHQGPMRQLTVETSYNSRVSSISVYLHLFSDLLIISSKKAQRFIVMDHAEFPGHVHVERLNTATLGLPSDSFLLHLSQSHSGQPIAMILVAHTRSDKEAWMKALSSKQ; from the exons ATGGCTCAATTTGACTGTACAGATGAAAACAGCCAGTGTTTCTCCAATCAACACTCCTACTTTGGAGATAGTCATCCAGTGAATCATTTGATTTCACAATTACAAACCATGAAGACAAGAGAGCCACTTTCTCCAGGGTTTTCTCTGGAAACAAACAGCACAgaggaggacaccggaggccTTGGTGAGGGCAGTGACTCCCTGAATGAGGGTTGCAG tCCTCCCACAGACATGTCTTCAGCTCTCAGGTCGGTGGCCTTAATGCGCACGTTggatttgaaaaaaatgcacGGTGCATATGTGCCCAAGCTGTTCTCCGTACCGAGACTTGAGGAGGACAATCCAGCTTTGTCTCCATCAGATGATGAGGATGAAAGTACAGAAGG GGCAGCAGATCCAGCTGAGGAGGAAGCGCTGACTTTAACATTCCAGTCAAAGTACATTAATTTCT TCCCACTCTATCAGGACTACTGCCTGCAGGCGGTGAGAGATGATCTGTACAGACTGAGCAAGAGTTTTGTGTCTGAACTGATAACGCCCCAGCATCTGCCAGGTCTGCAGTCCCGTCTTCTCGATCAATGCAGCTCTGAAGCTACATCCCCTCAATTAAACCTTCGAGCTTCAGCGACTCCATCCTCGCCTCTACCTCACACAGTCAGGGTGACTCCATGCACCCTTTGGCGAGATCTTGAAGAGGTGAAGGCGTCCGGCCTGCTCGGCAGCTTGACAACCAGAGAGATTTGCCTTCAGGAG TCGATGTTCGAGTTGATCGGCTCTGAGGCGTCTTACCTGAGGAGCCTTGGAGTTGCTGTCAATCACTTCTATGCGTCGAAGCCCCTGAAACGGACCCTGAAACAAATGGAGCATCACGTTTTGTTTTCCAATATTCGTCGCGTGATGGCAGCCAGTGAAAA GTTTCTTATGGATCTGGAGATTCGACTGGGAGAGAGTGTGTTAATATCTCAGGTTGGAGACATTGTGCTGCAGCACTGCTCCGAGCTTCGCAGCCTCTATGTGCCGTATGTGACTAACATGATGTACCAAGAGGCTCTTGTCAACCAGCTGCT GCAGCAGAACAGAGACTTTCTGTATTCAATCAAGAAGCTGGAGAGTGACCCAGTGTGCCAGAGACAGAGCCTGAAGTCATTCCTCATCCTTCCCTTCCAGAGAATTACTCGTATTAAACTCATCCTTGAG aGCATCCTGAAACTGACTGAACCAGGCTCTGACTCAATTTCAAACCTCGAAAAAGCAATAGAAGCCATCCATGAG ATTGTGACTGAGTGTGACAAGGGGGTCcgaaaaatgaaacaaattgaGGAGCTGGTCTGCCTGGAGATGCTGCTGGATTTTGGCAAAGTTAAG TCCGTCCCTCTGGTCGTAAGCGGGCGTTTTCTGGTGCACCAGGGTCCCATGAGACAGCTGACTGTGGAGACCTCTTACAACTCAAGAGTGTCATCCATCAGCGTGTACCTCCACCTCTTCAGTGACCTTTTGATCATCTCCTCCAAAAA GGCTCAGAGGTTCATCGTCATGGATCATGCTGAATTCCCGGGACATGTGCACGTTGAGCGTCTGAACACTGCGACCCTGGGTCTACCCTCAGACTCCTTCCTGTTGCATCTCTCTCAAAGTCACTCAGGACAGCCGATCGCCATGATACTTGTTGCACACACAAG GTCAGATAAAGAGGCGTGGATGAAAGCGCTGTCGTCTAAACAGTGA